The genomic DNA GAGTCAAATGTATTAGAGGTTGGACCTTGGATACCTCATTATATGGATGGTTTCTAATTATAGTAGAGCTTCTACCAAGTCAATTCCCACTTGGAACCAGTTCTAAGTTGTTTGTCATTTCCATTTCCCTACTAGCCAATAAGTGGTTAATgctttgaaaaaaataacagtGCCATGAGACCTAGCAGATCTTCTGCTGAGAAAGTAAATATGCCTAAGCATCACGTGGGACCAAATTTTATAAATTGGAGTCCGATGCTTTGCATAAAAAAGGAAAACTCCTTTACTACAAATAAACCTGCAGCCAGTTGGCCAGTTGGGAACCTGTAAATCAATTAGCTTGATCTTCTTTTGATTTCTACATGACATCAATAATATGCATTGTACGGGTTGTAATTCTTAAAAATGGATCCCTTATAATGACAAACACAGTACGCAAAACAAGAGGCATGAGGAAAAGCAAGATAGCAAAGTAAGAGATGGTCAGAGAACAAATCACTAGAACTGCGAATCTTCGCTGTCGTGGGGAAACGAAACAAGAAGGCAGGGACCAACGAACCTACACATGTAATATATGTCCTGCATCTAGAGTCATGGCTAGTCAATAGTCAATTCTCAATAGTCTATACATGTAATACATGTCCTGCATCTAGAGTCATGGCTAGTCAATACATGTCCTAAGCAATGATTTATCATCAAGGTGCAAGGAGGAAGGTAGAAGATGAGTTTAGGCAAATAAATAACTCCCAAGAAAGTGTAGATTTGCAAAACTAAAGTAAAGATTAGACCTGTTTCCTGGTGTGGCCTGCAGCAAACTTTGCAGATGAAATCCAAGTTTTAAAAAATGGCAATAGGCTCTGGACACATGTTACATGGGCATTCTATCGAACAGGTGATATGCAACTAATATAGTTCACATGGAGATGCCTCGTGGAAATCAAACTTCATGAGCGCACAAAAATCTTCCGCCGTTGCTTTGGACACTCTGTTCCACGCCTAGGCCTAGAGAGGAAGCAGCAGGTCCGCGCGTGGGGACAGAGACGTCGCCACTAATCTTGTCAAGAAGAGATTGGGGAGGATCGGAGGGGAGCTCGAGGAGATGCACCTTTGTGCGGGAGAGGCGCCAACGGGAGTGGAGGGCCGGCGGGACTGCCGGCAAGAAGGGAGGCTGGCCGGGAGGGCGGCATGCGAGGACGACGTATACGCTGACGGAGTCACAGAGCGCCGGCGGTCGCAGCTGCTCCTTGCAGTCTGCTCGATTCCCCACAGATATAGCAAGAGGAGATGGGGAGGGGGAGACGGATGAGGTGTACCTGGATCTGAAGCCGGCGTTGAAGAACCCAGGCGCTAGAGCGGCGCGAGGGacccggcggcgtggcggaggcaggCGGTCGGCGGGCGAGCGCGAGAGCGTCGCTCTACGCAGGAGACGGCGAGGGGAAGCGACGGGCCGGGCGTTGGAGCGGCGCGGGGgacccggcggcgcgccggaggCGGTCGATCGGCGGGCGAGCGCGAGAACGGAGCGCTGCACAGGGGACGGAGAGgacggggagggcggcggcacgaAGGGGAGTACTGGAGAGGTGTTGAGAGGGAGGTGGAAAGCGAAGATATTTGTAGGTACAGTAACGGGCGAGCGGAACGAATGTAAAACCATTGATTTATCATCGGACggggtaaattttttttaccgacGTGGATGGTCTGGTTGAGCGCCGAGCGGTGCGCAAATAACAAATGCGGATGCGGTGTGTTGTGTGTTCACGTCATGTCAGTCAGACTGAAGCTCTGAAAAAGATTGTCGAGGCCTTGTGGGAGTTTGACGCATGCATGCGCTCTTCTTTCTCGAGGCTCCTCCATGGCCGTCCCTAAAACACGCCACGCTCGTCGACCCGCTCCTCCCTCTCCGTTCGTGGCCGCGTGCACGGCGCATGCCACAATTCTATCTACGCCAAGCGCAGGCGCGCGGCACCGGCATTCCTCACCCACGGCCACGGGTGAGTGCCGTGACCTCACGAACCAGCAGAAAAGTTCACGCGACCAACCAATGCAGCTCGATCGATCCGCCATGACCGCCTCCGCGGTCGTCCTCGCCGTcgctgcctccctcgccgcggtcCTCCCCGCCGCTCGCGCCGAGATCAAGACGACGTCCATTGTCTCCGACTCGCGCTCCGTGATCCTGTTCGAGGAGTTCGGcttccggcgcggcggccgcgccgccgtcaccgccaCCGGCGTCGGGTGGAAGGTCCCCGAGGGGGTCCCAGATCAAGGCCGTGAACCCGACCCTCATGGGCTTCTTCCTCATCTCCAACTCCCTCATCTACCAGATCAACAACGAGTCCGACTACGCCGAGGCCACCGGCACCGCCTTCTGCCCGCTCACCAGCAAGTACGTGCAGCCGCTCTTCCGGTTCAAGGAGATCGCGCCCGACGGCACCGGGAAGGGCTCCCTGACCATCGACGCCGACGACCAGTACACGGTGTTGTTCAGCAGCTGCCAGGACGGCGTCGAGGTCACCATGGAGGTGCGCACCGAGATGTTCAACGTGCGCCGCTCCGGCGCCAGGGACAGGGAGTACCTTCCCGTcggcctgctgccgctgccgggcATCTTCGCGGCGGCGTCCGTCGTGCACTTCGTGTTCCTGGGCGCGTGGCTGTACGTGTGCGTGAAGCACTGCAGGACCGCGGAGCGCATCCACGCCGTGATGGGCGCGCTGCTGCTGTTCAGGCGCTCAAGCTAGCGTGCGCCGCCGAGGACCAGTGGTACGTGGAGCGCACCGGCACGCCGCACGGCTGGGACGTCGCCTTCTACGTGTTCGGCTTCTTCAAGGGCATCCTGCTCTTCACCGTCATCGTGCTCATCGGCACCGGCTGGTCCTTCCTGAAGCCGTACCTCCAGGTGCATGCGCGCGCCCCCCATGCCATCCGCAGATCGATCGATGCAATGAATGTCCAAGCAACCAACAGAGAGACCGATCATCGTGTTTGGGCGTGCAGGAGCGCGAGAAGAACGTGCTGATGATCATCATACCCCTGCAAGTGATCGAGAACATCGCGTCGGCGGTGATCGGGGAGACGGGGCCGGCGGGGCGGGACTGGCTGGCGTGGAACCAGATCTTCCTGCTCGTGGACGTCATCTGCTGCTGCGCCGTCTTCTTCCCCATCATCTGGTCCATCCGCAACCTGCGGGAGGCGTCCAAGACCGACGGTAAGGCGGCGCGGAACCTCCAGAAGCTCACCCTCTTCAAGCAGTTCTACCTGGTGGTCGTCTGCTACCTCTACTTCACCCggatcgccgcctccgccgtcgccgccgtgctcAGCTACAAGTACCAGTGGGTCGTCAACGTCTCCATCGAGACGGCGAGCCTCGCCTTCTACGTGTTCGTCTTCTACAACTTCCAGCCGGTGGAGAAGAACCCCTACCTGTAcgtcggcgacgacgaggaggaggccgcgggtGGGCAGCTTGAGATGGAGAGCACTTTGAGATCTGAGACAGGCATGTCGTGTCTCTCCAACAAGTTTTGTAGTATAGTCACTCTACGAACCTGATATGATCTTCATATTTAACCTCTTCCGGTTGCCTAAAATGGCATATCTTTCTGAGTCATATAAAATTAAATTAGGAATTACTCACACAAAAAATTCTGGCGCCGAGCAATTTTTAGGATCCGCATTCCGATTCTTCTTGGTTTGTGCTTTTGGCGTATACGGAGTATATTTTATAGCGGACAATAGCTCCACTCCATAGAGGTAGGCAGATTATAGTGCTCTAAATTAGGAcctatttttaaataaaaagaaatgctGTTTTAAATTTGTCGACCAGGTTTTCGCTCAAATATGTTTGAGCAAGTTTTTCTGGCGGCGATTTGTCCAAATCAAACGAAATTCAATTCAGAAGAAATGTtgaagaatatttttttttcaagttcTTTGTCTGTTGGTCATGTCAAAGATTACAGCCGCGTTGGTCCCGGCAGCGGGGCAGGCTAGTTTAGGTTGACCGTAGGGAGGGGATCGACCgtttcatttttttgtttatttgataaaaatttaagaaaaaaatttTTACGGATAATTTTGGAGAGATAGAAaaattttcacaatttttttgaagAGATAGAAAAAACATAGAGGAAAATTTGAAAGgaactgaaatttttttaagagaatttttttacatccaaaataaaaaaacttggGTAAAAAATTTTTGTTAAAAAATTTGaataagaaaagaaaggaaaaacataTCGGGGAGCTcaccgtcgcgccgcctccccgccaccGGTCCTACCACGCAGCTCCTTCAGACCTTATCGGCTATCGCCCTCCGTCATCACGGATGCCGACTTCATCACCTCGTCGGACCGTATGCCCCTACTCACCACGCGAGTTCCAGCCCTCGGGGCCGCTGTTGTTGC from Panicum virgatum strain AP13 chromosome 7N, P.virgatum_v5, whole genome shotgun sequence includes the following:
- the LOC120681771 gene encoding uncharacterized protein LOC120681771 isoform X2, which codes for MVLHSFRSPVTVPTNIFAFHLPLNTSPVLPFVPPPSPSSPSPVQRSVLALARRSTASGAPPGPPRRSNARPVASPRRLLRRATLSRSPADRLPPPRRRVPRAALAPGFFNAGFRSRVRSKLELPADLSVLPSTISKNRPAPLPGSCGYCANSYTFLDRASCYLQT
- the LOC120681771 gene encoding uncharacterized protein LOC120681771 isoform X3; this translates as MVLHSFRSPVTVPTNIFAFHLPLNTSPVLPFVPPPSPSSPSPVQRSVLALARRSTASGAPPGPPRRSNARPVASPRRLLRRATLSRSPADRLPPPRRRVPRAALAPGFFNAGFRSRVRSKLELPADLSVLPSTISKNRPAPLPVQVLVATVLIHIPS